A section of the Dromaius novaehollandiae isolate bDroNov1 chromosome 6, bDroNov1.hap1, whole genome shotgun sequence genome encodes:
- the DENND10 gene encoding DENN domain-containing protein 10 isoform X2 has product MKPSSEHLSTIEKDTNGDALWVWCYPSITAELRNLLLRKCCLTDENKLLHTFVFGQYKRSWFYITTVEVQDSPALKKVTHFSIVLTAKDFNPEKYAAFTRILCRIYMKHGTPVKMMESYIAVLTKGICQSEENGSFLSKDFDARKAYLAGSIKDIVSQFGMETVILYTALMLKKRIVVYHPRIEAIQEFTRTLPALVWHRQDWSILHSYVHLNEEEVEALKACTGYIAGFTDSEVSSRLDLYDVYVNLADSEITISPGVKEAMTMGKLHKEIGQLIVQSAEDPDKSDNQVIKDISLKTKEILTTLASLTEVSDGNEKPTLNCEALKQKRFPPATENFLVHLAAAEQMLKI; this is encoded by the exons ATGAAGCCATCGAG TGAACATCTTTCCACCATAGAAAAAGACACCAATGGAGATGCTTTGTGGGTTTGGTGTTATCCATCCATAACAGCTGAACTGAGGAATCTATTGCTGAGAAAATGCTGCCTTACAGatgaaaataaattgcttcaTACCTTTGTGTTTGGCCAGTATAAAAGATCATGGTTCTACATCACAACTGTGGAAGTTCAAGATTCTCCAGCCTTGAAAAAG GTGACCCACTTTTCTATTGTTCTGACGGCCAAAGACTTCAACCCAGAGAAATATGCAGCCTTTACTAGGATACTGTGTAG AATCTACATGAAGCATGGGACTCCAGTTAAAATGATGGAGAGTTACATTGCAGTCCTTACAAAGGGGATCTGCCAAAGTGAAGAAAATGGATCTTTTCTCAGCAAAGATTTTGATGCTCGGAAGGCTTACCTTGCTGGTTCCATCAAAG ATATAGTATCTCAGTTTGGAATGGAAACAGTTATCCTTTATACAGCACTGATGTTAAAGAAAAGAATTGTAGTATACCATCCTAGAATAGAAGCTATCCAGGAGTTTACCAG GACTCTACCTGCTTTAGTGTGGCATCGACAAGACTGGTCAATTCTTCATTCATATGTACATCTAAATGAAGAGGAAGTAGAAGCCTTAAAAGCCTGCACAG GTTACATTGCTGGATTTACAGATTCTGAAGTGAGCAGTAGACTGGACCTCTACGATGTGTATGTGAATTTGGCAGATAGCGAGATCACTATTTCCCCTGGAGTGAAAG agGCAATGACAATGGGAAAACTTCACAAAGAAATAGGACAACTAATTGTTCAGTCTGCAGAAGACCCAGATAAATCAGACAACCAAGTCATTAag gatatttcactgaagacaaaagaaatcttGACTACTTTAGCATCACTCACGGAAGTTTCTGATGGCAATGAAAAACCAACCCTTAACTGTGAAGCCCTGAAACAAAAACGATTTCCACCAGCTACAGAAAACTTCCTTGTTCATTTAGCAGCTGCTGAACAAATGCTTAAAATCTGA
- the DENND10 gene encoding DENN domain-containing protein 10 isoform X1, producing MAEPEAQLLLGVGLVEKDTNGDALWVWCYPSITAELRNLLLRKCCLTDENKLLHTFVFGQYKRSWFYITTVEVQDSPALKKVTHFSIVLTAKDFNPEKYAAFTRILCRIYMKHGTPVKMMESYIAVLTKGICQSEENGSFLSKDFDARKAYLAGSIKDIVSQFGMETVILYTALMLKKRIVVYHPRIEAIQEFTRTLPALVWHRQDWSILHSYVHLNEEEVEALKACTGYIAGFTDSEVSSRLDLYDVYVNLADSEITISPGVKEAMTMGKLHKEIGQLIVQSAEDPDKSDNQVIKDISLKTKEILTTLASLTEVSDGNEKPTLNCEALKQKRFPPATENFLVHLAAAEQMLKI from the exons ATGGCAGAGCCGGAggcgcagctgctgctgggcgTGGGGCTGGTCG AAAAAGACACCAATGGAGATGCTTTGTGGGTTTGGTGTTATCCATCCATAACAGCTGAACTGAGGAATCTATTGCTGAGAAAATGCTGCCTTACAGatgaaaataaattgcttcaTACCTTTGTGTTTGGCCAGTATAAAAGATCATGGTTCTACATCACAACTGTGGAAGTTCAAGATTCTCCAGCCTTGAAAAAG GTGACCCACTTTTCTATTGTTCTGACGGCCAAAGACTTCAACCCAGAGAAATATGCAGCCTTTACTAGGATACTGTGTAG AATCTACATGAAGCATGGGACTCCAGTTAAAATGATGGAGAGTTACATTGCAGTCCTTACAAAGGGGATCTGCCAAAGTGAAGAAAATGGATCTTTTCTCAGCAAAGATTTTGATGCTCGGAAGGCTTACCTTGCTGGTTCCATCAAAG ATATAGTATCTCAGTTTGGAATGGAAACAGTTATCCTTTATACAGCACTGATGTTAAAGAAAAGAATTGTAGTATACCATCCTAGAATAGAAGCTATCCAGGAGTTTACCAG GACTCTACCTGCTTTAGTGTGGCATCGACAAGACTGGTCAATTCTTCATTCATATGTACATCTAAATGAAGAGGAAGTAGAAGCCTTAAAAGCCTGCACAG GTTACATTGCTGGATTTACAGATTCTGAAGTGAGCAGTAGACTGGACCTCTACGATGTGTATGTGAATTTGGCAGATAGCGAGATCACTATTTCCCCTGGAGTGAAAG agGCAATGACAATGGGAAAACTTCACAAAGAAATAGGACAACTAATTGTTCAGTCTGCAGAAGACCCAGATAAATCAGACAACCAAGTCATTAag gatatttcactgaagacaaaagaaatcttGACTACTTTAGCATCACTCACGGAAGTTTCTGATGGCAATGAAAAACCAACCCTTAACTGTGAAGCCCTGAAACAAAAACGATTTCCACCAGCTACAGAAAACTTCCTTGTTCATTTAGCAGCTGCTGAACAAATGCTTAAAATCTGA
- the SFXN4 gene encoding sideroflexin-4 isoform X2 produces the protein MGENFTEKIMQEVRQAFLLSLSSVHPDTDSIIPVLFRPPAFLPVSLPLVIASSLPLQARNAFICQFVFHTYTTGFTLINGNGTTKAEEYSVQQKQVFCGLGAISYAACIGAVPIFFMNRYTLKSPLTQLVVRKLLPAPLLGLMSAFTVAVVRSPEFENGIEVMDRNGKVVGVSQKAGEKAVKETALSRAALFGTAFFLPAVFMHFVERANFAKTPRTLASMRMMMITSVLAGMLPVSFSMFPQCGKIKRADLEPEILSSTEETELFYNRGI, from the exons ATGGGGGAAAATTTCACAGAGAAAATAATGCAagag gTGAGGCAGGCCTTCCTGCTAAGCCTG tcTAGCGTGCATCCTGATACAGACAGTATAATTCCTGTTTTGTTTAGACCTCCAG CCTTCCTGCCCGTATCTCTTCCATTG GTTATTGCTTCATCACTTCCGCTCCAAGCAAGGAATGCATTTATTTGTCAG TTTGTGTTTCACACATATACTACTGGATTCACCCTAATCAATGGAAATGGTACCACGAAGGCTGAA GAGtactctgttcaacaaaagcaagtcTTCTGTGGCTTGGGAGCTATCTCCTATGCAGCGTGTATAGGT GCTGTTCCTATCTTCTTCATGAATCGATACACATTGAAGAGTCCCCTGACGCAGCTAGTCGTCAGAAAACTTTTACCTGCTCCTCTTCTTG GCTTGATGAGTGCATTTACTGTGGCGGTGGTGAGAAGTCCAGAGTTTGAGAATGGGATTGAAGTGATGGACAGGAATGGTAAAGTTGTAGGAGTATCGCAGAAGGCTGGTGAGAAG GCCGTAAAAGAAACAGCATTGTCAAGAGCAGCCTTGTTTGGGACAGCCTTCTTCCTGCCAGCTGTGTTTATGCACTTTGTGGAAAG AGCAAACTTTGCAAAAACTCCACGTACTTTAGCTTCAATGAGAATGATGATGATTACATCAGTACTGGCAGGGATGCTACCAGTTTCATTTAGTATGTTCCCACAGTGTGGGAAG ATAAAGCGAGCAGACCTGGAACCAGAAATTCTGTCATctacagaagaaacagaattattCTATAATAGAGGAATTTAG